TCCAGCGATGTGGGCGGCGGCTTTCCTTCATGACCCCTGAGCCCTCAAGCCCTTTTGTGAAGCAGGAGAAAACCATGCCCAAAAACCTCTGGAACCCCCAACTTGCCCCCCAGACCGACGGTTTAGACGCCCTCACCTACCGCTCTCAATTGCTCGGATCAGACCGCACCCTGGTCAACATCTACGGGGGCAACACCAGCGTCAAGAGCATCGAAAAAGACCATGTGGGGCGTGATGTGGAGGTGCTGTGGGTCAAAGGCAGCGGCAGCGACATCGCCACCATCACCTCACGCGGCTTTGCTGGCCTGAAACTTGAAGAGGTGCTGCCCCTGATCGAGCGCGAATCCATGACCGATGAGGAAATGACCGCTTACCTGGACCGCACCACCTTTGAACCGGGCCGTCCCAGACAGAGCATTGAAACGCTGCTTCACGCTTTTGTTCCTTTCAAACATGTGGACCACACCCACCCGGATGCCATCATTGCCCTGGCCTGCAGCCCGGACGGTGAGCAGGTGATGCGTGAAATTTATGGGGACCGTGCCGCCTGGGTGCCCTACATCCGCCCCGGATTCACGCTCTCCAAACAGATTGGTGAAGCTGTGCGGGGCAACCCCGGCCTGGAGTGTGTGGTGATGGGCAAACACGGTCTGGTCACCTGGGGCAACACCTCTGAAGAAAGCTACCTGAAGACCCTGAGCATCATTCAGGAAGCCGAAGATTTCATCACGGCCAGATGCACCGGCCATGAATTCGGGCCTCAGGTGGTTGAGGGCCTGCCTGCAGACGAGCGCAGAAAAGTCTACGGCCAGATTGCCCCGGTGCTGCGGGCAAACCTCGGAAAAGCAGGCAGCTTCATCAGCATCTTTGATGACTCTGAAGAGGTGCTGTCTTTCGTGAACAGCGAAAAAGCCCCCACGGTCTCCCAGGTGGGAGCCGCCTGTCCCGACCACCTGGTGCACGTGAAACGCACCCCCATGTTCGTGAACTGGAAGCCTGAACAGGGCCTGGAAGCGCTGGAAAAAGCCATCCAGGAAGCCAGTGCAAACTACCTGCAGGAATACGCAGCTTACTTCGAGGCCCACAAAGGCGAGGGAGACAGGATGTTCCCCGCTTACCCCCGTGTGATCCTGATTCCCGGTCTGGGCATGGTCAACACCGGATCGGACATCACCAATGCAGATGTTTCCAATCAGCTGTATTACCGGGCCATTGCGGTGATTCGCG
This is a stretch of genomic DNA from Deinococcus roseus. It encodes these proteins:
- a CDS encoding bifunctional aldolase/short-chain dehydrogenase; the encoded protein is MPKNLWNPQLAPQTDGLDALTYRSQLLGSDRTLVNIYGGNTSVKSIEKDHVGRDVEVLWVKGSGSDIATITSRGFAGLKLEEVLPLIERESMTDEEMTAYLDRTTFEPGRPRQSIETLLHAFVPFKHVDHTHPDAIIALACSPDGEQVMREIYGDRAAWVPYIRPGFTLSKQIGEAVRGNPGLECVVMGKHGLVTWGNTSEESYLKTLSIIQEAEDFITARCTGHEFGPQVVEGLPADERRKVYGQIAPVLRANLGKAGSFISIFDDSEEVLSFVNSEKAPTVSQVGAACPDHLVHVKRTPMFVNWKPEQGLEALEKAIQEASANYLQEYAAYFEAHKGEGDRMFPAYPRVILIPGLGMVNTGSDITNADVSNQLYYRAIAVIRGAEALGGFVSLSAAEAFAIEYWPLELYKLSLKPAPRSLAGKVAFVTGGASGIGKSIVHRLAAEGAHVVVADINAEGSAKTVEEIEQKHGKGKALAVHCDVTSEQAIQQAFQTTLETYGVVDVVVSNAGIASSAPIEETSLQMWELNQKILSTGYFLVSREAFKIWRKQSVGGSLVYVASKNSVAAGKNAAAYSAAKAAELHLARCLAEEGGAAGIRVNTVLPDAVLSGSSIWDGKWRAERAATYGIEPDQLEEHYRKRTTLRVNVFPEDIAEAVKFFATSESAKTTGGVLTVDGGVPIAYVR